A stretch of Pseudoprevotella muciniphila DNA encodes these proteins:
- the lpdA gene encoding dihydrolipoyl dehydrogenase, whose translation MTDLIIIGAGPGGYETAVRAAKLGLQVTIVESKHLGGTCLNEGCIPTKCLCHSAEMLDEIRGASSLGINAENITFNLEVAIERKNQVVAQLTSGVAGLMKSPGITLVNGKASFKDKNTVCVTKPDGSVEELSAKHIIIATGSVSKFLPIEGAHSENVVTSTELLDMTSLPKRLCVIGGGVIGLEFASIFNSFGSEVTVVEFCKEVLPNLDKDIAKRLRTSLKKRGISFHVDAAVTAVKTLEDGSSEVCFTEKGKEASVNADCVLMAVGRAANLESLNLDEVGISYTRRGIEVNADMQTNIPEIYAIGDINGICPLAHAATFQGYRAIDHILGNESEINLEIIPSAVFTVPELASVGRSEEQLKDADIDYKSHKYFYRANGKALSLGADEGLVKILADENGKVLGAQILGAHASDLIHEVTLLMSNGGTLEDIAKTVHAHPTLSELVLAAAES comes from the coding sequence ATGACAGACTTAATCATTATTGGTGCCGGACCTGGCGGTTACGAAACAGCAGTTAGGGCTGCAAAACTTGGACTTCAGGTAACCATCGTCGAGTCGAAACATCTTGGTGGCACATGCCTCAATGAGGGTTGCATACCAACAAAATGCCTCTGCCACAGTGCAGAAATGCTCGATGAAATACGCGGTGCTTCATCATTGGGCATCAATGCAGAAAACATCACATTCAATCTTGAGGTAGCCATCGAGAGGAAAAATCAGGTCGTGGCTCAGTTGACAAGCGGCGTGGCTGGCTTGATGAAGTCGCCAGGGATAACTCTTGTGAACGGCAAAGCCTCGTTTAAGGATAAAAATACAGTTTGCGTGACCAAGCCTGACGGCAGTGTGGAAGAACTTTCTGCAAAGCACATCATCATTGCAACAGGCAGTGTAAGCAAGTTTCTTCCTATAGAAGGTGCACATTCTGAGAACGTCGTTACTTCAACTGAACTCTTGGACATGACGTCTCTGCCAAAGCGACTCTGCGTGATAGGCGGTGGTGTTATCGGTCTGGAGTTTGCTTCTATATTCAACAGTTTTGGCAGCGAGGTTACTGTTGTGGAATTCTGCAAGGAAGTGCTTCCCAATCTTGACAAGGACATTGCCAAGCGCCTTCGCACATCATTGAAGAAGAGAGGCATATCTTTCCACGTTGATGCTGCCGTTACAGCAGTGAAGACATTGGAAGACGGCAGTTCTGAAGTCTGCTTCACAGAAAAAGGCAAGGAAGCATCGGTGAATGCTGATTGTGTCCTTATGGCTGTTGGGCGCGCTGCGAATCTTGAGAGTCTTAATCTTGATGAGGTAGGTATTTCTTACACGCGCCGTGGCATAGAAGTTAATGCAGACATGCAGACTAACATTCCAGAAATATATGCCATCGGCGATATCAACGGGATTTGTCCTTTGGCTCATGCTGCAACTTTCCAGGGCTATCGTGCCATCGACCATATTCTTGGCAATGAAAGTGAAATCAACCTGGAGATTATCCCAAGCGCGGTGTTCACAGTGCCAGAACTTGCATCTGTTGGACGTAGTGAAGAACAACTGAAAGATGCCGACATTGACTATAAATCGCATAAATACTTCTACCGTGCCAACGGAAAGGCACTGTCGCTCGGTGCCGACGAAGGTCTTGTGAAGATACTTGCAGATGAGAACGGTAAAGTGCTTGGGGCACAAATACTTGGTGCACATGCGTCAGACCTGATTCACGAGGTTACTCTCCTTATGTCGAACGGAGGCACATTGGAAGACATTGCCAAGACTGTACACGCCCACCCCACTCTGAGCGAGTTAGTACTTGCTGCGGCAGAATCATAG
- the gcvPB gene encoding aminomethyl-transferring glycine dehydrogenase subunit GcvPB: MNNVFYGKLIFELSRTGRTGYSLPTCEVEATGCESLPASVKRTTSLHLPEADEQTVARHYTNMSNNNFGVDTGFYPLGSCTMKYNPKINEEVAALPAFTALHPLQPSASVQGALELYYEVQKILSEISGLSEFTLNPFAGAHGELTGLMIIRTYHQRRGDEKRTKIIVPDSAHGTNPASAAVCGFQIVEVKSTPDGTVDVEDLKPLLGDDIAGMMMTNPNTLGIFETKIPDIARLVHDCGGLMYYDGANLNPMLGVCRPGDMGFDVMHINLHKTFSTPHGGGGPGSGPVGVRQGLEAYLPNPRVVKNADGSFSLTKNGEALGSVSCYLGNYGILVRAYAYLLSLGRDGINMAGRLATLNANYIKESLKSHYLLPIDGLCKHEFVFDGLRPEYGGDHHDDGHVTTLEVAKNLLDHGFHAPTIYFPLLFHEALMIEPTETESKDTLDEFIAVMKEIAEEARDNREYVKSAPHHTPVGRLDDVKAVKDAIFKYDFN; the protein is encoded by the coding sequence ATGAACAATGTATTTTATGGCAAACTGATATTCGAATTATCACGGACCGGTCGCACAGGCTACAGTCTTCCGACGTGCGAAGTTGAAGCAACCGGTTGCGAAAGTCTTCCTGCATCAGTGAAACGCACAACATCGCTCCACTTGCCTGAAGCAGACGAGCAGACCGTAGCCCGCCACTACACCAACATGTCGAACAACAATTTCGGTGTAGATACAGGTTTTTATCCCTTGGGCAGTTGCACAATGAAGTACAACCCCAAGATAAACGAAGAAGTGGCAGCCCTTCCAGCATTCACAGCCCTGCATCCACTTCAACCCTCCGCGTCTGTTCAGGGTGCATTAGAGTTGTACTATGAAGTTCAGAAGATATTGTCAGAGATTTCCGGCCTCAGCGAGTTCACACTAAATCCATTTGCCGGCGCACACGGTGAACTGACGGGCCTGATGATTATACGCACCTATCACCAACGCCGTGGCGACGAAAAGCGCACGAAGATTATCGTTCCTGACTCTGCACACGGCACTAATCCCGCATCGGCAGCCGTTTGCGGTTTTCAGATAGTTGAGGTGAAGTCCACACCAGACGGCACTGTTGACGTTGAAGACTTGAAGCCGCTTCTTGGCGACGACATTGCGGGCATGATGATGACGAATCCGAACACGCTGGGCATATTTGAGACCAAGATTCCCGACATAGCCCGCCTTGTTCACGACTGTGGTGGCCTGATGTACTATGACGGCGCCAACCTCAACCCGATGCTTGGTGTGTGTCGTCCTGGCGATATGGGCTTCGACGTGATGCACATAAATCTTCACAAGACATTCTCCACTCCTCATGGCGGTGGTGGTCCCGGTAGCGGTCCTGTCGGTGTGCGTCAAGGTCTGGAGGCATATCTTCCCAATCCTCGCGTAGTGAAAAATGCTGATGGCAGTTTCTCATTGACCAAGAACGGTGAAGCCTTAGGCAGTGTGTCGTGCTATCTTGGCAATTATGGCATCCTCGTCCGCGCATACGCTTACCTGCTCTCGCTTGGCAGGGACGGCATCAACATGGCAGGACGACTTGCCACACTGAATGCCAACTATATCAAGGAAAGCCTGAAGTCGCACTATCTTTTGCCCATCGACGGTCTTTGCAAGCATGAATTCGTGTTTGACGGATTGCGTCCTGAATATGGCGGCGACCATCATGACGATGGACATGTTACGACTTTGGAAGTGGCTAAAAACCTCCTTGATCATGGTTTCCACGCTCCGACAATCTACTTCCCGCTTCTGTTCCATGAGGCACTGATGATAGAGCCTACGGAGACGGAGAGCAAAGATACGCTCGATGAGTTCATTGCCGTGATGAAGGAAATAGCAGAGGAAGCGCGCGACAATCGTGAATATGTGAAGTCTGCTCCTCACCACACACCAGTAGGACGTCTTGATGACGTGAAGGCGGTAAAAGATGCTATTTTCAAGTACGATTTTAATTAA
- the gcvPA gene encoding aminomethyl-transferring glycine dehydrogenase subunit GcvPA: protein MHRYFPHTDEDIRQMLDLIGVKSLDDLFAEIPEELKLKGELNLPEGKSEAEIRSIFARLSAMNKPLTCFAGAGAYDHYTPSVIPYITSRSEFLTSYTPYQAEISQGTLMYIFEYQTMMSNLTGMDVSNASMYDGATATAEAMMMTCAASKKRNRVLASGTLNPAVLDVLKTYAHFHGINLEIVPAKDGQSDRKSISAKLAEGDVAGLIVAQPNYYGIVEDFTGLADECHTQKTLLVITGPASPLGVLKSPGEWGADIACGDAQSLGLPLNYGGPYIGYLCVKSALIRKMPGRIVGQTEDTEGKRTFVLTMQAREQHIRREKATSNICTAQGIMCLYVAIYLSLMGPKGLVEVNDISMKNAHYLCDALVGTGHFKLTYDAPFLNEFCLTYDGDVDALIKKCAEEGILAGVKVDNNKLLVAVTEQRTKAEMDLLVSLAK, encoded by the coding sequence ATGCACAGATATTTTCCACATACAGACGAAGACATTCGCCAGATGCTCGACCTTATAGGTGTCAAGAGTCTTGACGACCTATTTGCCGAGATACCTGAAGAATTGAAACTCAAAGGCGAACTGAATCTTCCCGAAGGCAAGTCAGAGGCAGAGATACGCTCCATTTTTGCGCGTTTGTCTGCCATGAACAAACCTTTGACATGCTTTGCAGGTGCAGGCGCATACGACCATTACACACCGAGTGTTATCCCTTACATCACATCGCGCAGTGAGTTCCTCACATCCTACACACCCTACCAGGCTGAAATTTCTCAAGGCACGCTGATGTACATCTTCGAATACCAGACGATGATGTCGAACCTTACAGGTATGGACGTATCGAATGCCAGCATGTACGACGGCGCTACAGCCACTGCTGAAGCCATGATGATGACCTGCGCTGCATCGAAAAAACGCAACCGTGTCCTTGCAAGCGGCACACTTAACCCTGCCGTATTAGACGTATTGAAAACGTACGCTCACTTCCATGGCATCAATCTTGAGATTGTTCCTGCAAAGGATGGACAAAGCGACCGTAAAAGCATTTCAGCAAAACTTGCAGAAGGGGATGTGGCAGGTTTAATTGTTGCTCAGCCTAATTATTACGGCATAGTGGAAGACTTTACAGGTCTTGCTGATGAATGCCATACTCAGAAGACTTTGCTTGTAATCACAGGTCCTGCCAGTCCTTTAGGCGTGCTGAAATCGCCCGGCGAATGGGGTGCCGACATTGCCTGCGGCGATGCTCAATCGCTTGGTCTGCCACTCAACTATGGAGGTCCGTACATTGGCTATCTCTGTGTCAAAAGTGCACTTATCCGCAAGATGCCGGGCCGCATCGTAGGTCAGACAGAAGACACCGAAGGCAAGCGTACATTCGTGCTGACCATGCAGGCGCGTGAGCAGCACATTCGTCGCGAAAAGGCGACATCGAACATCTGCACCGCACAAGGCATCATGTGCCTCTACGTTGCCATATACCTCTCCTTGATGGGACCTAAAGGGCTTGTCGAGGTGAATGACATCTCTATGAAGAACGCGCATTATCTTTGTGACGCTCTCGTTGGCACCGGACATTTCAAACTGACATACGACGCACCTTTCCTCAACGAATTCTGCCTTACATACGACGGAGACGTTGATGCACTCATCAAGAAGTGCGCCGAAGAAGGCATATTGGCTGGCGTGAAGGTTGACAACAACAAATTGCTCGTTGCCGTTACCGAACAGCGCACGAAAGCAGAAATGGACCTATTAGTTTCACTTGCTAAATAA
- the gcvH gene encoding glycine cleavage system protein GcvH — protein sequence MAKIIEGLYYAESHEYVKVEGDFGYIGITDYAQNQLGNVVYVDMPEVDDEVEAGEVFGAVESVKAASDLISPVSGKVVEINEALEDEPELVNQDAFENWIIKVELSDKSELDNLLSAADYEPLCK from the coding sequence ATGGCAAAAATCATTGAAGGACTCTATTATGCAGAGAGTCATGAGTATGTTAAAGTAGAAGGCGACTTCGGTTACATCGGCATTACCGACTATGCTCAAAACCAATTAGGCAACGTGGTGTATGTAGATATGCCCGAGGTTGACGACGAAGTAGAAGCAGGCGAAGTGTTCGGTGCAGTAGAAAGTGTAAAAGCAGCCAGCGACCTCATTTCTCCGGTAAGCGGAAAAGTAGTTGAAATCAACGAAGCGTTGGAAGATGAGCCCGAATTGGTAAATCAGGACGCGTTTGAAAACTGGATTATCAAGGTTGAACTGAGCGACAAGTCTGAACTGGACAATCTGCTTTCAGCAGCCGACTACGAACCTCTTTGCAAGTAA
- the gcvT gene encoding glycine cleavage system aminomethyltransferase GcvT → MSETKITCLHDRHIKLGAQMVPFGGFDMPIQYSTIIEEHNAVREHCGIFDVSHMGEVVVTGKEAEKFVQYIFTNDISGAEVGKIFYGMMLHPTGGTVDDLLVYKMGDEKFFLVINAANIDKDYAWIEENAKQFDVVTENQSDYYGQVAIQGPEAEAVVESVLGLECKDLVFYTFKTIETAGETIIISRTGYTGEDGFEIYGSHAFIQTCWDKIIESGKALPCGLGCRDTLRFEVGLPLYGDELSDDITPLEAGLGMFCKLDKEDFIGKDALVKQKAEGLRRKIVGIELKGRAIPRHGYEVLSGEEVVGTVTTGYNSISTGKSVCMALVDIKCAALDTPLLVKIHRKTHEGVVTKKRFYKKSYKK, encoded by the coding sequence ATGTCAGAAACCAAAATTACGTGCCTGCACGACAGACACATCAAATTGGGCGCCCAGATGGTGCCTTTCGGCGGTTTTGATATGCCGATACAGTATTCAACCATCATAGAAGAACACAATGCCGTAAGAGAGCACTGCGGTATTTTCGACGTGAGCCACATGGGCGAAGTGGTCGTAACTGGCAAAGAGGCTGAGAAATTTGTGCAGTACATCTTCACTAACGACATCAGCGGCGCCGAGGTTGGTAAGATTTTCTATGGAATGATGCTCCATCCAACCGGCGGTACGGTTGACGACCTCCTCGTTTACAAAATGGGCGATGAGAAGTTCTTCCTCGTTATCAATGCAGCCAACATTGACAAGGATTATGCCTGGATAGAAGAAAACGCCAAGCAGTTCGACGTTGTAACTGAAAACCAGAGCGACTATTACGGCCAGGTTGCCATTCAAGGTCCTGAGGCTGAGGCTGTTGTGGAAAGCGTACTCGGACTGGAATGCAAGGACCTCGTGTTCTACACCTTCAAGACCATAGAAACTGCAGGCGAGACTATCATCATCAGCCGTACGGGTTATACCGGTGAAGACGGCTTCGAGATTTACGGCAGCCATGCCTTTATCCAGACGTGCTGGGACAAGATTATCGAGAGCGGCAAGGCTCTTCCCTGTGGTCTGGGTTGCCGCGACACGCTTCGCTTTGAAGTAGGTCTTCCACTCTATGGCGATGAACTCTCCGACGATATCACTCCCTTGGAAGCAGGTTTGGGCATGTTCTGCAAACTGGACAAAGAAGACTTCATTGGCAAGGATGCTTTGGTTAAACAGAAAGCCGAAGGTCTTCGTCGAAAGATTGTGGGCATCGAACTGAAAGGCCGCGCCATTCCCCGCCATGGCTACGAAGTGCTGTCGGGCGAAGAAGTCGTTGGCACCGTTACTACAGGTTATAACTCTATCAGCACAGGAAAGAGTGTTTGCATGGCGCTTGTTGACATCAAATGTGCGGCACTCGACACTCCACTGCTCGTGAAGATTCACCGCAAGACACACGAGGGAGTTGTTACCAAGAAACGTTTTTACAAGAAGAGTTACAAGAAATAA
- a CDS encoding lipoate--protein ligase, translating to MTKFFFPAVEIVFPDDGIPRRAAFYLAAEEYVARTFPEGSYLFSWILNKTVVIGRNQVAHKELDIDFCRGNGIDIIRRKSGGGAVFADRNNIMWSLVTYGGDVETVFGVYSKRMADALTEVGVPVEVSGRNDILLENGRKICGNAFYHLTNRNIVHGTMLYDTTMELMQKSLLPAPEKLKARGVQSVRTRVGFIKDYYLGSIQELRSELTKVLCSRSLSFTSDDIREIEKIEATYYTDEYLWGNVSGIVETFSRHIDHCGEITISFSLLGSIIKDVTLSGDFFELEDAQSAFSTAFRGVPFTHKDLTDAVLTHHPERSIRGLSTSVLIDMLHT from the coding sequence ATGACGAAGTTTTTTTTTCCTGCTGTTGAAATTGTTTTTCCTGATGATGGTATTCCTCGTCGCGCTGCATTCTATCTGGCGGCAGAGGAATATGTTGCACGCACATTTCCAGAGGGCAGTTACTTGTTTTCGTGGATATTGAACAAGACTGTGGTTATAGGGCGCAATCAGGTGGCTCATAAGGAATTGGACATTGACTTTTGCAGGGGAAACGGCATTGACATTATCCGCCGGAAAAGCGGTGGTGGTGCTGTTTTTGCCGACAGGAACAATATCATGTGGAGTCTTGTTACTTACGGCGGGGATGTGGAAACGGTGTTCGGTGTCTATTCAAAGCGCATGGCAGATGCGCTTACGGAGGTTGGTGTGCCTGTTGAAGTGTCGGGTAGGAATGACATCCTGCTCGAAAATGGCAGAAAAATTTGCGGTAATGCTTTCTACCACCTGACCAACCGAAATATCGTGCATGGCACAATGCTTTACGACACGACAATGGAACTGATGCAAAAATCACTGTTGCCCGCACCCGAAAAACTTAAAGCCCGGGGTGTGCAGAGTGTCCGTACGCGCGTGGGATTTATCAAAGACTACTATTTGGGAAGTATTCAAGAATTGAGATCAGAACTCACAAAGGTACTTTGCTCCCGTTCCTTGTCGTTTACTTCTGACGACATCAGAGAGATTGAAAAGATTGAGGCTACATATTACACTGACGAATATCTGTGGGGCAATGTAAGCGGAATAGTAGAAACATTCAGCCGTCATATCGACCATTGCGGTGAAATAACCATAAGTTTCAGCCTACTTGGGAGTATAATCAAAGACGTGACGCTCTCCGGCGACTTTTTTGAGTTGGAAGATGCCCAATCTGCTTTCTCCACAGCATTTCGTGGCGTTCCTTTTACTCATAAAGACTTGACCGATGCCGTACTGACGCACCACCCTGAACGTAGCATCCGCGGGCTAAGCACATCTGTTCTTATAGATATGCTCCACACCTGA
- the abc-f gene encoding ribosomal protection-like ABC-F family protein, translating to MTVYLDVQRLTKWFGERLLFEDVSFSIAKGQHVALIARNGTGKTTLLNILAGKEDYDEGSVVYHRDISVAYLEQNPQFDPDVSVIDACLLHTGELAELIAEYERRLALNDESVNELLEEMDRRGAWSFEHEAKEVLSKLKISDFDRKMGNLSGGEAKRVALANCLLAEPDLMILDEPTNHLDLGMTEWLEKYLSRSNKAILMVTHDRYMLDAVCTQIIELDGQTIFSYPGDYERYLERRADRMSAADASMARANNRYRRELEWMRRMPKARGGKAKYRKDAFAELEQKVKQRHEEQNARLEMKATYIGAKIFEAQYVSKSFQNGEAPPTVILKDFYYNFSRYEKMGIVGDNGSGKSTFVKLLLGELQPDEGRFVIGETVKFGYYSQEGLPLDKDMKVIDAVRQIAETVDLGGGKRISSMQFLNHFLFPPKKQQDYIYKLSGGERRRLQLCMVLMKAPNFLILDEPTNDLDIATLQILEEFLIDFKGCVIVVSHDRYFTDRVVDHLLVFKGNGIIKDFPGNYTQYRQWQNQQNDTEKQEKTRQPNSKPNEIVSERPRKRKMTFNEKREFEQLEKDIENLEAEKSEIETALCSGTLSVEELTQLSKRLPELNEVLDEKSMRWLELSEI from the coding sequence ATGACGGTCTATCTCGATGTGCAACGCCTGACGAAATGGTTTGGAGAGCGGCTTCTTTTCGAAGACGTTTCCTTTTCCATTGCCAAAGGGCAACACGTGGCTCTGATTGCCCGTAATGGTACGGGGAAGACAACTCTGCTAAACATTTTGGCAGGCAAGGAGGATTACGATGAGGGCAGTGTTGTTTACCATCGCGACATCTCCGTGGCTTATCTCGAACAAAACCCGCAGTTTGACCCGGATGTCTCTGTCATTGATGCATGCCTGTTGCATACGGGTGAACTCGCTGAACTCATTGCCGAATATGAACGGCGGTTGGCGCTTAACGATGAGTCGGTCAACGAACTGCTCGAAGAGATGGACAGACGAGGGGCATGGTCGTTCGAGCACGAGGCTAAAGAAGTGCTCTCGAAACTGAAAATCTCAGACTTCGACAGGAAAATGGGTAATCTTTCAGGAGGAGAGGCTAAGCGTGTGGCATTGGCAAACTGCCTGCTTGCTGAGCCCGACCTGATGATTCTCGACGAGCCCACTAACCATCTTGACCTTGGCATGACGGAATGGCTGGAAAAGTATTTGTCACGGAGCAACAAGGCGATTCTTATGGTGACGCACGACCGTTACATGCTCGATGCGGTCTGTACACAAATAATAGAACTCGACGGACAGACAATCTTTTCCTATCCCGGCGACTATGAGCGCTATCTCGAAAGGCGGGCGGACCGTATGTCGGCGGCAGATGCCAGTATGGCACGTGCAAACAACCGCTACAGACGGGAACTTGAATGGATGAGACGTATGCCGAAGGCGAGGGGCGGCAAGGCAAAGTACAGGAAAGATGCTTTTGCAGAACTCGAGCAGAAGGTCAAACAGAGACATGAAGAGCAAAATGCAAGGTTGGAGATGAAAGCCACATATATTGGGGCGAAAATATTCGAGGCGCAGTACGTCTCAAAATCATTTCAGAACGGAGAAGCACCACCAACGGTAATACTCAAGGATTTTTACTACAACTTTTCGCGCTACGAGAAAATGGGCATAGTGGGCGACAATGGTAGCGGGAAATCTACGTTTGTAAAACTCCTTCTCGGCGAACTGCAACCTGACGAAGGACGCTTCGTAATAGGTGAAACAGTGAAGTTCGGCTATTATTCGCAGGAAGGGCTTCCGCTCGATAAAGACATGAAAGTGATAGACGCAGTGCGCCAAATAGCAGAAACAGTTGATCTTGGGGGCGGAAAGCGGATTTCATCCATGCAATTCCTCAACCATTTCCTTTTTCCGCCTAAAAAGCAGCAGGATTATATCTACAAACTTTCAGGAGGAGAACGACGACGACTGCAGTTGTGCATGGTACTGATGAAAGCACCGAACTTCCTTATCCTTGATGAGCCGACCAACGATCTGGACATCGCCACCTTGCAAATTCTCGAAGAATTCCTCATTGACTTCAAGGGTTGCGTCATAGTAGTAAGTCACGACCGCTATTTCACAGACAGAGTGGTGGATCATCTCCTTGTATTCAAGGGTAATGGCATCATTAAAGATTTCCCAGGCAATTATACCCAGTATAGGCAATGGCAGAATCAGCAGAATGATACAGAAAAGCAGGAAAAGACCAGACAACCGAACAGCAAGCCTAATGAGATCGTTTCAGAACGTCCGAGAAAAAGAAAGATGACGTTCAATGAAAAACGAGAATTTGAACAACTCGAAAAGGATATTGAAAACCTCGAAGCCGAAAAGAGTGAGATAGAAACAGCACTGTGCAGTGGCACTCTTAGTGTTGAAGAACTAACACAACTCAGCAAACGCTTGCCCGAACTCAACGAAGTACTCGACGAAAAGTCCATGCGATGGCTCGAACTATCAGAAATATAG
- the aat gene encoding leucyl/phenylalanyl-tRNA--protein transferase produces MAVFRLDEKLWFPDPHLGNPDGLVAVGGDLSAERLKLAYSNGFFPWFSYRICPGPHWYCPLERFVIFPDKIHVSHSMKQLIRQQKYVVTFNEDFEGVIENCSKVDDRNKEEAAWLSPDIISAYTRLHHMGYAASVEVWECYNQIDRQLVGGLYGVTLRNAFFGESMFSFVPSASKLALITLAQRLNEHGWHFIDCQFETPHLRSMGGEFISYEKYMEILEGKG; encoded by the coding sequence ATGGCAGTCTTCAGATTGGATGAAAAATTGTGGTTCCCCGACCCACATTTGGGCAATCCGGATGGGTTAGTTGCTGTGGGAGGTGATTTGTCGGCAGAGCGTCTGAAACTTGCTTACAGCAACGGCTTTTTCCCGTGGTTCTCTTATCGCATCTGTCCCGGTCCTCACTGGTATTGCCCTTTGGAAAGATTTGTGATATTTCCGGACAAAATACATGTCAGCCACTCGATGAAGCAACTTATCAGGCAACAGAAATACGTTGTTACGTTCAACGAGGACTTTGAAGGTGTGATTGAAAATTGTTCAAAGGTGGATGACCGTAATAAAGAAGAGGCCGCCTGGCTCAGTCCTGACATTATCAGCGCATACACCAGACTTCATCACATGGGTTATGCTGCAAGTGTTGAGGTTTGGGAGTGCTATAATCAGATAGACAGGCAGTTAGTGGGAGGTCTGTATGGCGTAACCTTAAGAAACGCTTTTTTCGGCGAGAGTATGTTCTCCTTTGTTCCAAGTGCATCAAAACTTGCTCTGATTACCTTGGCGCAGAGACTCAACGAACATGGTTGGCATTTCATTGATTGTCAGTTTGAGACACCACATTTGCGCTCTATGGGCGGAGAGTTTATATCTTACGAGAAGTATATGGAGATACTTGAGGGGAAAGGGTAG